In a genomic window of Dioscorea cayenensis subsp. rotundata cultivar TDr96_F1 unplaced genomic scaffold, TDr96_F1_v2_PseudoChromosome.rev07_lg8_w22 25.fasta BLBR01001548.1, whole genome shotgun sequence:
- the LOC120256656 gene encoding uncharacterized protein LOC120256656 yields the protein MEAGDCVQNHGVAVDLEKKRVKCNYCGKEVPGFNRLKHHLAAVGTDVSPCDVVPGNVKECLRTELLQKKKERLMKEVGELVHPELPLRRKFVPLTIHENGSGSGSGSGSGSGSGSAAHPSPSLLNEFLKGKSVLMPKLEDNLSDNVTDSSMTEDGREFVKEEIKSEIEMHAARCIGMFFCENGIDPRLVQSATFQTMVNAIRACAGGYRLPTSDELGGWILQEERSRVQQYVDCIKNSWAETGCTLLLDSWIDTRGRNLIAFLVDCPNGTIFLRSVDASVLIHDVDALVSLLSSVIEEVGAKNVVQVISNDASPNMEAARHRIESAYRNIFWALCADCCLNLILEKIANTSLASNVIAQAKNITSFMYSHALPLELMRRFIGNRDLVKTTNLKSESAFLTLQNLMSKRENLIRMFNSQAWNESVWTSRYQGKLVAGLVNNQSFWSAVNEVLKLTQPILRVLRDIHKRDKGPVGFIYDAMDRAKEEIKSNVGDEEAKYLPIWTMIDDIWNDYLHSPLHAAGYYLNPSLFYSNDFFVDHEVTTGLVTCTVRMTNGLASQDLIAHQLHAYGTARGAFADEIAVAQRNKVSPALWWTLFGWQSPELRHLAIRILNQSCSGSARFGLSKKVSELVHAGGRNCIEQQRWSDVEFINNNIQLHHSSTDTNLQDGISSDDVNPLHDWFVGGSY from the exons ATGGAAGCAGGGGATTGTGTTCAGAACCATGGGGTTGCTGTTGatttagagaagaagagagtGAAGTGCAACTACTGTGGGAAGGAGGTTCCTGGCTTCAATCGTCTGAAGCACCACTTGGCTGCTGTTGGAACTGATGTTTCACCATGTGATGTAGTGCCTGGTAATGTTAAGGAGTGTTTGAGGACTGAATTGCTccaaaagaagaaggaaaggttGATGAAAGAAGTTGGAGAGTTGGTTCATCCTGAACTTCCTTTGAGGAGGAAGTTTGTTCCTCTAACTATTCATGAAAATGGGAGTGGAAGTGGAAGTGGAAGTGGAAGTGGGAGTGGAAGTGGAAGTGCTGCACATCCCAGTCCATCCCTGCTTAATGAGTTTTTAAAGGGGAAAAGTGTATTAATGCCCAAATTGGAGGACAACCTGAGTGACAATGTGACTGATTCCAGCATGACTGAAGATGGAAGAGAATTTGTTAAGGAAGAAATCAAGTCTGAAATTGAGATGCATGCCGCAAGGTGTATTGGAATGTTCTTTTGTGAAAATGGCATTGATCCTAGGTTGGTACAGTCTGCTACTTTTCAGACAATGGTGAATGCTATCAGAGCTTGTGCAGGTGGGTATAGGCTTCCAACTTCTGATGAACTTGGTGGATGGATCCTTCAGGAAGAGAGAAGCCGAGTTCAACAATACGTTGATTGCATTAAGAATTCTTGGGCAGAGACTGGTTGTACCTTGCTGTTGGATAGTTGGATTGATACCAGAGGCAGAAACCTTATTGCTTTTCTAGTAGATTGCCCAAATGGCACTATTTTCCTGAGATCTGTTGATGCATCTGTTCTCATTCATGATGTTGATGCTTTAGTGTCACTACTTAGTAGCGTGATCGAAGAAGTCGGTGCCAAGAACGTTGTTCAAGTTATTTCAAATGATGCATCACCTAATATGGAGGCTGCTCGTCACAGGATTGAGAGTGCCTATCGGAATATCTTTTGGGCATTGTGTGCAGATTGCTGCTTAAATCTCATATTGGAGAAAATTGCTAATACTAGTCTTGCTTCGAATGTAATAGCTCAGGCCAAGAACATAACAAGTTTTATGTACAGCCATGCACTACCTCTGGAGCTGATGAGAAGGTTTATAGGAAACAGAGACCTTGTGAAAACCACAAATCTGAAGTCTGAGTCGGCATTTCTGACACTACAAAATCTGATGTCCAAGAGAGAAAATTTGATTAGAATGTTCAACTCACAAGCATGGAACGAATCTGTTTGGACTTCTCGGTACCAGGGGAAACTTGTAGCTGGTCTGGTCAATAATCAGAGCTTTTGGTCTGCTGTTAATGAGGTTCTGAAGCTTACTCAACCAATACTTCGTGTCTTGCGTGACATCCATAAGCGTGATAAAGGTCCAGTGGGCTTCATTTATGATGCTATGGACAGGGCAAAggaagaaattaaaagcaatgtTGGTGATGAAGAGGCTAAATATCTCCCTATCTGGACTATGATTGATGACATTTGGAACGACTATCTGCATAGCCCTCTTCACGCAGCTGGTTATTACTTGAATCCAAGTCTCTTCTACTCAAATGATTTCTTCGTCGATCATGAGGTTACTACTGGACTTGTGACCTGCACCGTCAGAATGACCAATGGCCTAGCAAGTCAAGACTTGATAGCTCACCAACTGCATGCATATGGAACAGCAAGAGGTGCGTTTGCTGATGAGATTGCAGTTGCTCAGAGGAACAAAGTATCACCCG CTCTCTGGTGGACACTTTTTGGATGGCAAAGTCCAGAACTGCGGCATTTAGCCATCAGAATCTTAAACCAGAGTTGCAGCGGTTCGGCAAGGTTCGGTCTTAGTAAGAAGGTGTCTGAGCTGGTGCATGCAGGGGGAAGGAACTGCATTGAGCAACAAAGGTGGTCTGATGTAGAATTTATCAACAATAATATCCAACTCCATCATTCTTCGACAGATACAAACCTGCAAGACGGTATCAGCTCAGACGATGTTAACCCTTTGCATGACTGGTTTGTTGGAGGAAGCTACTAA